Proteins co-encoded in one Campylobacter jejuni genomic window:
- the birA gene encoding biotin--[acetyl-CoA-carboxylase] ligase, whose protein sequence is MEKGLKVKIVCVESIDSTHLFLCEQIRNGKIDENFAIYALEQTNGVGSRENSWQSSKGNLHLSFCIKEEDLPKDLPLASVSIYFAYLLKEVLQEKGSKIWLKWPNDLYLDDKKAGGVISAKISNFIIGGMGLNLKFSPQNTALCDIEISLKDLVSEFLQKVEKKILWKNIFSKYMLEFEKSRKCSVHHEGKVFSLENSFLYEDGSILLGDKRVYSLR, encoded by the coding sequence ATGGAAAAAGGCTTAAAAGTGAAGATAGTTTGTGTTGAAAGTATAGACTCAACTCATCTTTTTTTATGCGAGCAAATACGCAATGGAAAGATTGATGAAAATTTTGCTATTTATGCTTTAGAACAAACAAATGGAGTTGGAAGTAGGGAAAATTCTTGGCAAAGCTCTAAAGGAAATTTACATCTTTCTTTTTGTATTAAAGAAGAAGATTTACCAAAAGATTTACCTTTAGCTTCTGTGAGTATTTATTTTGCTTATTTACTTAAAGAAGTTTTACAAGAAAAAGGTTCTAAAATTTGGCTTAAATGGCCTAACGATCTATATTTAGATGATAAAAAAGCTGGAGGAGTTATAAGTGCTAAAATTTCAAATTTTATCATAGGCGGTATGGGTTTAAATCTGAAATTTTCACCCCAAAATACAGCTTTATGCGATATAGAAATTTCGCTTAAAGATTTAGTGAGTGAGTTTTTGCAAAAAGTAGAAAAAAAAATTTTATGGAAGAATATTTTTAGCAAGTATATGTTAGAATTTGAAAAATCAAGAAAATGTAGCGTCCATCATGAAGGTAAAGTTTTTTCACTTGAAAATTCTTTTTTGTACGAAGATGGTTCAATTTTACTAGGCGATAAAAGGGTGTATAGTTTAAGATGA